A region from the Etheostoma spectabile isolate EspeVRDwgs_2016 chromosome 9, UIUC_Espe_1.0, whole genome shotgun sequence genome encodes:
- the LOC116696137 gene encoding phospholipase A and acyltransferase 4 isoform X2: MEVVHFTTPGGDVALKTIGKVKREMIWKVVGNDRFKVNNLLDDKYQPRESYLIVKEACSMVGRDLRYSLVTRNCEHFVTDLRYGKAESRQVTTAAEIGGTVLAVGLVAAVAAVFVSWLKDDDNKEERREERRQPRRHPRRHYNWQQ; encoded by the exons ATGGAAGTCGTTCATTTTACTACTCCGG GTGGTGATGTTGCCCTGAAGACCATAGGAAAGGTGAAGCGTGAGATGATCTGGAAAGTGGTGGGCAATGATAGGTTCAAGGTCAACAACCTCCTAGATGACAAGTACCAGCCTCGTGAGAGTTACCTCATCGTGAAGGAGGCTTGTAGCATGGTGGGTCGGGACCTGCGGTACTCTCTCGTGACTAGAAACTGCGAGCACTTTGTCACAGACCTACGATACGGCAAGGCAGAGTCCCGACAG gTTACCACAGCAGCTGAGATTGGAGGGACAGTTTTAGCTGTTGGGTTAGTTGCAGCTGTAGCTGCTGTGTTCGTATCCTGGCTCAAAGACGACGACAACaaagaagaaaggagagaagaaaggagacaaccaaggagaCATCCAAGGAGACATTACAATTGGCAGCAATGA
- the LOC116696024 gene encoding forkhead box protein I1c, with amino-acid sequence MNSIDPQSHHQHQHHHHHQQQHTSPTVGSLPPKGAQEAPDMAAVYCDNLSSMYHQQSLQGAQRPAGYGIGDYASSPNPYLWLNGPGVNSSASYLHGNNPTSFIPPSYGSQRQFLTNSPGFGGPDLGWLSIASQEELLKLVRPPYSYSALIAMAIQNAHEKKLTLSQIYQYVADNFPFYKKSKAGWQNSIRHNLSLNDCFKKVPRDEDDPGKGNYWTLDPNCEKMFDNGNFRRKRKRRSDPSSAGAPAVAAAAGATKVEDGRPAVGAPPKPSESPPLLGPPSPEMDAMSETHKGSSSASPPGLAPAAPCFNNFYSSMSTLSSGAPGRQGSLGLVNELSNRNITALSPYHLNHGGQDTGPSEHCDGLAFNRGVYYNTFGGGQGGQFNSHFYNSFSVNSLIYPREGTEL; translated from the exons ATGAACTCCATCGACCCTCAGTCCCATCACCAGCACCagcaccatcaccatcaccagcagcagcacaccTCCCCTACCGTCGGCTCTCTCCCACCCAAAGGCGCCCAGGAGGCCCCGGACATGGCCGCCGTCTACTGCGACAACCTGAGCAGCATGTACCACCAGCAGAGCCTGCAGGGCGCACAGAGACCCGCCGGATACGGAATCGGAGATTACGCATCGTCTCCGAACCCGTACCTGTGGCTCAACGGGCCGGGCGTCAACTCGTCCGCGTCTTACCTGCACGGCAACAACCCGACGTCGTTCATCCCGCCCTCCTACGGCTCGCAACGGCAGTTCCTCACCAACTCACCTGGCTTCGGGGGGCCCGACCTGGGCTGGCTGTCCATCGCCAGCCAGGAGGAGCTGCTGAAGCTGGTGCGGCCGCCCTACTCCTACTCCGCGCTCATAGCCATGGCCATCCAGAACGCGCACGAGAAGAAGCTGACCCTGAGCCAGATCTACCAGTACGTCGCAGACAACTTCCCGTTTTATAAGAAGAGCAAGGCCGGCTGGCAGAACTCGATCCGGCACAACCTGTCTCTGAACGACTGCTTCAAGAAAGTGCCGAGGGACGAGGACGATCCAG GGAAAGGAAACTACTGGACGTTGGACCCAAACTGTGAGAAGATGTTCGACAACGGAAACTTCCGCCGGAAAAGGAAAAGACGTTCAGATCCGAGCAGCGCCGGGGCGCCAGCGGTGGCGGCGGCGGCGGGGGCCACGAAGGTGGAGGACGGCCGGCCCGCGGTGGGGGCCCCACCGAAACCTTCAGAAAGTCCTCCGCTGCTGGGGCCGCCCTCGCCGGAGATGGACGCCATGAGCGAGACCCACAAGGGTTCGTCGTCGGCTTCGCCGCCCGGGCTGGCCCCAGCCGCTCCTTGTTTTAATAACTTTTACAGCAGCATGTCCACGCTCAGCTCGGGGGCCCCCGGCCGCCAGGGGTCGCTGGGACTGGTCAACGAGCTGTCCAATCGGAACATAACGGCCCTGAGCCCGTACCACCTGAACCACGGCGGGCAGGACACGGGCCCTTCGGAGCACTGCGACGGCTTGGCTTTCAACCGGGGAGTGTACTACAACACGTTTGGCGGCGGGCAGGGGGGACAGTTCAACAGCCACTTCTACAACAGCTTCAGCGTCAACAGCCTCATTTACCCCAGAGAGGGGACAGAGCTATAG
- the LOC116696137 gene encoding phospholipase A and acyltransferase 4 isoform X1, giving the protein MDLTELDAKPGDLIEIDRGLYQHWALYIGNMEVVHFTTPGGDVALKTIGKVKREMIWKVVGNDRFKVNNLLDDKYQPRESYLIVKEACSMVGRDLRYSLVTRNCEHFVTDLRYGKAESRQVTTAAEIGGTVLAVGLVAAVAAVFVSWLKDDDNKEERREERRQPRRHPRRHYNWQQ; this is encoded by the exons ATGGATCTAACAGAG CTTGATGCAAAGCCCGGAGACCTGATCGAGATTGACCGTGGGTTATACCAGCACTGGGCCCTCTACATCGGTAATATGGAAGTCGTTCATTTTACTACTCCGG GTGGTGATGTTGCCCTGAAGACCATAGGAAAGGTGAAGCGTGAGATGATCTGGAAAGTGGTGGGCAATGATAGGTTCAAGGTCAACAACCTCCTAGATGACAAGTACCAGCCTCGTGAGAGTTACCTCATCGTGAAGGAGGCTTGTAGCATGGTGGGTCGGGACCTGCGGTACTCTCTCGTGACTAGAAACTGCGAGCACTTTGTCACAGACCTACGATACGGCAAGGCAGAGTCCCGACAG gTTACCACAGCAGCTGAGATTGGAGGGACAGTTTTAGCTGTTGGGTTAGTTGCAGCTGTAGCTGCTGTGTTCGTATCCTGGCTCAAAGACGACGACAACaaagaagaaaggagagaagaaaggagacaaccaaggagaCATCCAAGGAGACATTACAATTGGCAGCAATGA